DNA sequence from the Salvia splendens isolate huo1 chromosome 19, SspV2, whole genome shotgun sequence genome:
AAGTGTATAATGAACAAGTGTATAATGCCCATCAAAACTAGCGGTACTCATCTTGTACTCTACGGTCCAAGATTCATTGACTTGGTATTCCTTCATCATCCAGATGAGAATTTCATCTTGGCGTTTGTTGTAGTAAGAATAACACAGACAGTCACTCAAAACAGATAATTCCCCGTTTCTAATTCCCGCAAGAGGAAGGGAGAAGATGCTAAAATGTTCTGTTTCAAGGTCAAAACTACAAATCCATTGGATACGACTCGAGTCAACTACTATCCAATGGAGGTTGCCATTACATATTGTGCATCCAACTGACTCGAATACGAAACCAGAAACCTTGCCGGCTTCAAGGCGCCTCCATGTTCCTGTTCCGAGGGTGTAGACATAATGAAGGTCGGATTTAGGGAACGAATTGATACCGATCACCTTATATTGCTGACTTATTTCGCTTACACCAAATCCAAATCGCATCACAGGATTCGGTGGCACAGGGCAGCAGAGCTCGGTATACTCACGAGTGATCGGATTGCATATGTAAAAAGGGCAGCTTAATGTTGAGTAAAAAAGAAGCAATCCATTAGCGGCGACACATTGCTTTCGTATTCTGTAGCCTTCCATTAGTCCTGTGATCTCCAAATCTGTGAGCGGATGGTAGTGAAGATC
Encoded proteins:
- the LOC121780099 gene encoding putative F-box protein At3g16210, encoding MEVDYFTNLPSEITMEILSHLSIRSLAISKSVCKSWRDLFDTVKSKIKTPPALVQIYWGHYSTRCKIIEIEDEDEADLHYHPLTDLEITGLMEGYRIRKQCVAANGLLLFYSTLSCPFYICNPITREYTELCCPVPPNPVMRFGFGVSEISQQYKVIGINSFPKSDLHYVYTLGTGTWRRLEAGKVSGFVFESVGCTICNGNLHWIVVDSSRIQWICSFDLETEHFSIFSLPLAGIRNGELSVLSDCLCYSYYNKRQDEILIWMMKEYQVNESWTVEYKMSTASFDGHYTLVHYTLVKAIKFFKDGDVLMLLDHSILVYYSNKTRTLQQVNMLKDADENKGYPRIFNPSLLSLKSFGFENVISF